Genomic segment of Euzebyales bacterium:
GCCGATCGCGCGGGCGCCCCCGTACGCACCGTCGGCGATCTCATCGATCCTGCGGGCGCGTGTGTCCGCACGCCTTGTCCGTCATGGTCGAGCCAGCGTCCCCATGCGGACGGCGATTCCGCCGGGACGCGCTCGGCGTCGTCCATCACCGACATCCGCGGTCCTCCCACGGTGTGCGCGCACGCCCGGGTCGTATGCGGCGCTCGGGCAGCGCCGGTGCCGGTCAGGCATCACAGGCCCGCGATCTCGATGCCCGGACGGTCCGTGACGACGCCGCACACCCACGCGTCGACCCGCCGCTGGCGCAGCACTTCGACAGCCGCACCGCCATCGGCCACGACGGCGATCATGCCCGCCCCCATGTTGAACGTCCGCCACATCTCGTCCGGTGGCACCGGTCCGCGGTCGGCGAGCCAACCCGCGATTGGCGGGGCGGGGAACGTCGCGGCATCGACGGTTGCGCCCAGGCCGTCGGGAAGGATCCGTGGAAGGTTGCCAGGCACGCCGCCGCCCGTCACGTGGCACAGTCCGTGCACCTCGGTCGCGCGGATCAGCGCCAGGCAGTCCGGCGCGTAGATGCGCGTCGGCCGCAGCAGCGCGTCGCCCAGCGGCTCACCCAGACCGTGATCACTCGCCAGATCCAGGCCGTCGACGACCCGTCGGACCAGCGAGTACCCGTTGCTGTGCAGGCCGGACGATCCCATCGCGACGAGTGCGTCTCCGGGCGCCACCAGGTCGGGGCCCAGCACCTCGTCGCGTTCGACGATCCCCACGCCGAAGCCGGCGAGATCGACCTGGTCTCGGGCCATGACGCCGGGGTGCTCGGCCGTCTCGCCGCCGACGAGTGCACAGCCGGCGGCGACGCAGCCGTCGGCGATGCCGGCCACAACCTGTTCGACCGCGGTCACGTCCAGTGCGCCGACCGCGAGGTAGTCGTTGAAGACCAGCGGCTCGGCTCCGCACACCACCAGGTCGTCGACGACCATCGCGACGAGGTCCTGACCGACCGTGTCGTAGCGGCCCAACTGACGCGCGATCTCGAGCTTGGTCCCGACGCCGTCGCAACTGGTCACCAGCAGCGGTTCGCGCCAGCGACCGGCCGGCAGCGCGAACAGCCCGCTGAAGCCGCCGAACGCGCCCACGACCTCGGGGCGCCCGGTGCGGGCGACGTGCGGTGCGATGGCCTCGATGGCCGCGTCCGCTGCGTCGAGTGAGACACCGGCATCCGCGTACGTCACCGGCTCACGTGGCCTGTCGTCCCCGCCCGCCGGCTCGCTGGCGCTCGCCCTCACCCTGTCGTGGTGGCGAGCTCGAACGCGGGAAGCGTCGTGTGCTCGTCGGTCGGCGTGGCGCGCGGCACGGGGATCGGATACTGCCCGTCGAAGCACGCGCGGCACAGCGACGACGCCGGGCGCATGCTCGCGCGTGTCAGCGCGTCCAGCGACAGGTAGGCGAGCGAGTCGGCCTCCAGCGACGCGCAGATCTCCTCGGTGGTGCGCCCGGATGCGATCAGTTCGTCAGAGGTCGCCATGTCGATCCCGTAGAAGCAGGGGTTGCGGACCGGCGGCGACGGGATGCGCAGGTGGACCTCGGACGCGCCGCTGTCACGCAGCATCCGCACGAGCTGGCGCGACGTGTTGCCTCGGACGATCGAGTCGTCGACGACGACGAGCCGTTGGCCCTCCAGCACATCGCGCAGCGGGTTGAGCTTCAACCGGATCCCGAGCTGGCGCAGCGACTGCGACGGCTGGATGAACGTCCGGCCCACATAGCGGTTCTTGACCAGTCCCTCCGCATAGGGGATGCCGCTCTGCTGGCTGTACCCGGCGGCGGCGGCGAGGCCCGAGTCGGGCACCGGAACCACGAGATCGGCGTCGGCCGGAGCCTCGCGCGCGAGGGCCTGGCCCATGCGCCGACGCGCCGCGTAGATGCTCGTCTCCGGCGTCTGGTGGTCGGGGCGCGCGAGGTAGACGTACTCGAAGACGCAGAACGACGGAGACTCCGGGGCGAACCGCCGGCTGCGGATGCCGCCGGCATCGATCGCGACCAGCTCGCCTGGCTGGATCTCGCGCAGCAACGTCGCGCCGACGATGTCCAGCGCCGCGGTCTCCGAGGCCAGCACGTACCCTCCGCCGTCGAGGATGCCCAGCACCAGCGGCCGCACACCGTTTGGGTCGCGCACGCCGTAGATCGCCGACTCGTCCATGATCGCGAGGCAGTACGCGCCTGAGATCCGTCGGCAGGCGTCGATGATGATGTCGTCGAGAGGCCCGGTGTGGGTGCCCGCACGTTCGGCGAGCAGGGTCGTCAGCAGATCCGAGTCGCTCGTGCAGCCCGTGCCGCGGGTGCCCAGCTCGGCGGCGAGCGCCGTCGTGTCGACGAGGTTGCCGTTGTGACCGAGCGCGATGCCGCGGCCCGACGCGCTGACCTGGAACGTCGGCTGGGCGTTGGCCCAGGTCGACGCACCGGTCGTCGAGTAACGGACGTGCCCGATCGCCTGATGCCCCCGCAGCCCTGCCAGACGGCCGCTGTCGAACACCTGGTTGACCAGCCCCATCTCCTTGGAGATGAGGATGTTGTCACCGTCGGACACCGCGATGCCGGCCGACTCCTGGCCGCGGTGCTGCAGGGCGTACAAGCCGTAGTAGCAGTAGCGGGCGACGTCCTCGCCGGGCGCGTAGATGGCGAACACGCCGCATTCGTCGCGGGCACCGGTGCGTTCCAGGGCGTCCGGGGACTGCTGCATCAGCTCACACCAGCTCGGCTCGACGGCGCCTGCACACCGACAGTATGCCCACCTACCTGGGTTTCGCCGCATATCGTCGACAACCCGTGAGTATCCTCGCCTGACAGACATCGGCTGCGAGGACGGCGGTTGGTATGGACATGATCGAGCGGCGCATCCGCGAGGCGGTCGCCACGGTGCTGTCGCGCGGCGCCAAGGCGCTCGAGCAGACCGCCACCGAGCTCGAGCGCGCGGCCGACGAGCTGCGCACCGACCTGCGAAGCGTCCGCGAGGACGCGGACGCGGTGTGGTCCGAGCCGCGGCGTGAGGCCGACACCATGACGCGTTCGGCGCCGCTGCGGGCCGTGCCCGACACCCCGACCGATGAGGCGCACGTGCCGCCGGTCCGTCCACCGCAGACGCCGTCCGGGCCGCGCCGCGGGGACGTGGACGCCGATGTGGTCACGGCGGTGGACGCGCCCGACCTGCAGGTCGAGGCCGAACCCGACGGTCTGCGCGGGCTCGCGACCGGCACCGTCAGCGAGATCCGTGCGCGGCTACCGGAGCTGACCCAGGAGCAGCTGCGCAGCCTGCGCGGCATCGAGGTGTCCAACCGCAACCGCACGACGCTGCTGACGGCCATCGACCGCGCGCTCGACAGCGGCGACTGAGCGCCCGCGTCAGCCGCCGGCGCCCCGCGCGGGCAGGGCGGAACGGCTTCCAGCGGTCGCCGTCGTCGACCGTCATCGCATGGGTCAGGAACGTCGTCAGCGCGCTGCTGACCGTGAAGTTGTAGGTCGGCGTCGCGAGCACCCGGCGTCACCGGCGTTCAACCGCCGAGCGGGCATCGACCAGCTTCGGGTCGTCCTCGCCGTGCGGCCACGCCGGGAGGTCCAACGTCGTCAGGTCGATGAGGTCGACCGTGCATCCCGCGGCCTCCAGCTCCTCGGCCGCGGCCTCCGCGGCGATGCGTGACCGTGACGTGGCGCCCAGCGACGCCGAGACGATGGCGACGTGGGGTGCGGGCCGCAGGTCGGCCATGGGCAACACTACGTGCGGTCGCCGCCCGCGTCGTCGCGGTCGAGGCCGCGATGGATCGCGTAGCGCATCAACTCGTAGCGGCCGCGCAGCTGCAGCTTGCCGAGGATGTGCTGGACGTGGTTCTGGACGGTCCGCACACTGATGACCAGGCGTTCGGCGATCTCGCCGTACGTGTAGCCCTTCGCGACGAGGCGCAGGACCTCCGTCTCGCGTCCGGTCAGCTCCTGATCCCGGTCGCCGCCCGCTGCCACGCGTCGGAACTCGCCCAGCACGAGCGCTGCCAGCGATGGCGAGAACACCGGCTCGCCGGCTGCGACCTGATGCACCGCGGTGACGAGCTCGGTGCCGGTGGCGCTCTTGAGCAGGTAGCCGCTGGCACCCGCCTTGACCGCCTCGAGGACGTCGGGCTCGGCCGCCGACGCCGACAGCACCAGCATCCTCGTGCCCGGCAGCTCGTCGGCGATGCGACGGATGGCGACGGTGCCCGGCAGCCCCGGCATGTTCAGATCGATCAGTGCCAGGTCCGGTCGTGCGCGCAGCACGACGTCGACGGCCTCGTCGGCGGTGGCGGCCTCGCCGACCACACGGACCCGGCCGTCCGCCTCCAGGTCGGCGCGCACGCCGTCTCGCCACATCGGGTGGTCGTCGACGACCACGACGGTGAGCGGTCGGGGCAGCTTCGTCGCGGTGTCATCGCTCATCGGAGTCGCTCCGGTCGGCCCGGCCAGGGACCGTCGTCTGTGCGCGTGCCGTCGGCGGGTCATCCTCGGGCATCGGGATCCGCAGCTCCAGCTCGGTGCCGCGTCCGGGCGCCGCATCGACGTGCACTGTTCCGCCGAGGTCCTCCATCCGCCCCCGGATGCTGCGCAGCAGACCGAACTTGCCCGCTGCCTGCAGTGCGTGGGGTTCGAAGGCGAAGCCGCGACCGTCGTCGCGGACGCTGACCACGAGCTCGCCGTCGTCCACCTCGGCGAAGACCCAGGCGTGCTCCGCCGCGGCGTGACGCACGACGTTGCTCAGCGCCTGCTCGACCGCCGCGCCGATCTCGTCGACGTGCAGGGTCGGCAGCCGGATGTCGCCCACGACCGTCACCGACGTCGTCGGGTCGTCCGCGAGACCGTCGGCGATCTGCTCCAGTCGGTCGCGCAGCGGCTGGTGCGCCGCATCGGGTGGCTGGTCGTCCAGCGGGCGCAGGATCATCGCCCGCAGTACCCGCTCCTGCGCCGCAGCGAGGTCCGCCAACTCACCGACCTCGCGACCATCGACCCGGTCGCGGCCGGCCAGCTCGCGTCCGCGCTTGTGGACGAGTGCCAGCGCCTGCAGAACCGAGTCGTGGATCTGACGCCCGAGTGACTCGCGCTCGGTTGCGCGTGCCGCTCGCTCGGTGGCGCGGACCTGCTCGGCCTGGGCGGCGCGCACCTGGGCGGCGGAGCGGTCCAACAGCGTTGCGACGAAGCCGAGTCCACCACCCGCCAGCAGGAAGTTGACGGGATCCCGCAGCACCTGGATCAGCTGTCCCGACGTCGCCGGGTCGCGCACCGTGAGGCCGGCGACGACCGCGACGGCACCGAGGACGCCCCCGGCGACGAGCCCCCCGGCGACGCCCCGCGCCGCTGCCCACGCCAGCGCCGCCGTCACCGGATACACCGTCGCGAACCACACGTGGCGGGTGCCGACCACGACGAGCGCACAGGCCACGACCAGGTCGATCACCAGGACGGCCGTCGAGCGCGGTGGGCCGGTCGCCGTCAGCCAGATGATCCAGCCGGCCACCACGATGACCGACGCTGTCGCGAGCGGCACACCGTCGACGTCGCCGGATGCGGCCCCATCCACGGCCACGACGACCATCCAGACGAGCACGGCCCAGCGGATGACGAGCACGCCGCGCACCAGCGCCGGGACACCGCTGGTGGCCGACGACCCGATCGCCGGGCCATCGGACGCCGGCTGCCGTTGTTGCGCGACGGTCCGAGCCACCGACTCCTCACCTGTCTGCGGGCAACACGCCGCCCACGAACGCAGCGCGTTCAGCGTACCGCCGTCGACCCGCCCGCTGTCCACCACACGGCGGCATCAGCGGACCGACGCATGCCGATCGTGGTCGGTCATGCCGGTTCTACTCATGTCACGGCTGCCGCATGTGCGCACGAACCGCGGGGGCCCTGCCCCGGCCGAACGGGTGGGATCGCGGTGCCGCGCCGACCCGATCCGACCGACGCTGCGGACGACGACAGAGATCGGTCCCGTGGGGATCGTGGACCACCGGAGGAACACCATGCGCGCACTGCTCGCGCCAGCGGCGCAGATCGCCGCCGCAACGCCACCTGACCGTGACCGCTACCTCGATCTGCTGCGCGGCCTGTCGATCGCCGTCGTGGTCATCGGTCACTGGCTGCTGCCCGTGCTCTGGCTCGACGGTGGCCAGTTGCGTGTCGACACGCTGTTGACAGCCGTGCCCGGCGTGGGCTGGGTCACGTGGATCGTCCAGGTCATGCCGTTGTTCTTCCTGGTGGGCGGCGTGGTCAACGTGCGGTCGTGGCGGGTCACGCGCGCGAACGCGGGTTCGTACGCGACCTGGGTCGCCCGCCGCGCGGCGCGCCTGCTGCGCCCGACCATCGTGCTCGTGTGGACATGGGTGGTGCTCGCGGCAGCAGCGCTGGCCATGGGCGTCGACCGGTCGCTGGTCCTGCTCGGTGCCCGCAACGCGCTCGTCCCGCTGTGGTTCCTCGCGGTCTATCTGCTCATGATCGCGGCGCTGCCGCTGCTGCTGGCCGCGTACACCCGTTGGGGCCTGGCCGTGATCCCACTGCTGCTGGCCGCCGCCGGACTCGTCGACGCCGCCACCGTGGCCGGCGTGCCGGTGGTCGAGTTCGTCAACTACCCACTGGTGTGGGCCGTGCCGACCGTCCTGGGGTTCGCGTGGGCCGACGGCCGTCTCGAGGGGCGCGCCGTCCGCCTCGGCCTGCCCACGGGCGCGCTGGCATGTCTCGTCGCCGCCGTCACCGTCCTGGGCTACCCGATCACGCTCGTCGGCGTCGCCGACGCCGGAGGCCCGCGCGTGCCCGTCACGCTGGCGCTGCTCGGCCTCGCACAGGCGGGCATCGCCCTGGCGGTCAGGCGGCCCGTCGCGGCGTGGCTGGAGCGCCCCGGGCCGTGGGCCGCCGTGGTCCGCACGAACACCGTGGCGATGACCGTCTACCTGTGGCACCTGACCGTCATGGTGCTGGTCGCGGGTGCGCTGACGGCCGTCGCGACATGGTGGGCCGTCGACCCGCTGTCCGCCGCCTGGTGGCTGACGCGACCGCTGTGGCTCGTGGGCCTGGCCGCGGCGCTCGTCCCGGTCGTCGCGGTCCTGCTGCCAATCGAACACAGCGTGCCGCCTGTGACGCCACGTCCGCGTGGGCGTCGAACGGTCGCTGCGACCGTCGTCACCGTGCTGGTCGCGTCGCTCGCGACCGCCGTGGTCACCGCCGGAGGCACCCTGGGGCTGTCGGGGGTGGCCGCCGCCATCGTCCTGACCGCGGCGGCCCGCCTGGCCGGCGCGTTCGGTCCGGCGGCGGTGGTGGCGTCGTGACTGCCGACGCACCGGTGCGGTGTCCCCTCTGCGCGGCGGCGTTGTCGCGGACGCCGTCACGGTGCCCGTCGTGTGACGCCCCGGTCGGTGGTGACACCGGTCGACGCCTGCTGGCGCTGGATCGGCGCCTGGCGCGGATGACGGACGAGCGCCGCGACCTGCTCGCGCGCCTCCGACACGAGACCTCGGCGTTGATCGCGGCCGACCGCGGCACGGTCGCCGACGTTGCGTCCACGGGCGCACGCGAGCCCCGGGCCGTGGTGGGCGTCGCCGCCGGTGGGACCGGCGCCCGCTCGGCGCGGGAACCCGTCGCGCGGCTGGCGTCGACGTTCGCTCCCCTCCGCGCCTGGCTGGCCGATGCAGGTCCGCAGACCCTGCTCGCGGCGGGCGGGGTGCTGCTGCTGATCGTCGCGGCGGGCGCGTTCCTCGCGGTGACATGGCGCGATCTGTCGGTGCCGGTGCGTGGTGGTGTCGTGGTTGCCGCCGCAGCCGCGTCCGGGTGGCTGACGGCGGGACTCGTGGGACGCGGGCTGGCGCGCACGGCCGAGGCGACCGGCGTGCTGACGCTCGCACTGCTCGCCGTGCTCGCCGACGGACTGTGGCGTGCCGGTCTCCTCGACGCGCTCGGGCGCGACCTCGGCGTGCTCGCCCAGGTGTCAGCCGTGCTCGCGGTGACCGCCCACACGTTCGCCCGAGCCAGCGGTGTGCGGTCGCCCCTGGTGCTCGCCGCCTGGTTGGCCGGCACGGCGGTCCACGCGGCCGGTGCGTGGCTGGTCGATCCCTATGCGGTTGGAGCGACACGGCTCGACCTGGTGCTGTCGCAGGCGGTCAACGTCACCGCGGTGTGCATGGTCGGCGTCTACGCGGCCCGCGTGCTGACCGTCGTGCCACGCTGGCGGCTGGTGACGCTGGGCGCTGCCGCTGTCCTGTGGACCGTCGCCACGGCGGTCGTGGTCGCGGTCCTGGCCTCGCTGGTGCCGGCCGCGCCGTCCGATCGCGTGGCGTTCGGTGTCGGCCTCACCGCCGCCGCCGCGTCGGTCGCTGTCGCGGCGGCGGCACGCCGCATCGGCGGACCGCTGTCGCGTTGGTGGCCGGCGGTCGGTACCGGCGGCATGTGGTGCGCCGGCACGCTGACGGGCGCAGGCGCGCTCGCCGGCCGCAGCGCTGTGTGGCCCGACATGCCGGCACTGCTGCCGCTGTCGGTTGGGGTCGCGTTGCTCACGCGGGTACGCCCGGGCCTCGAGCGTCGGAGCGCACTGCTCGGCATGGCGCCACTGGCGCTCCTTGCCCTGCGTCCGGTGGTCGGGACGGCACAGTGGGTGGCGTCGGCCACGCCGGTGCCCGCACCGACCGGATCACACGTCGTCCGGCTTGCGTCCTGCCTGGTCGTGTGCCTGCTGGCCGGCGCCGTCGGCATGCTCGTCCGCCGGGCGCGGATCCCTGCGCTGGCGATGTCCGCGGGATCTTGGGTCGTGGCCGTCGTGGGTGGCGGACTCGTGCTCGCGTCGCTGGCGCCCTCCCAGCCGACGGATCTTCCGCCGTTCCTCGGTGCGGCCGCCGTTGTCGCGGGCGCCGTCGCGCTGGCGGTGCTCGCGCGGCGAGCCGGTGGCGCCACAGCGGTCTGGTGGCCGGCCGGCGTGGTGCTCGCGCTCACGGCCGGCGCGGCCGGCGCGCTCGCGGGGCGCATGGCGGCGTTGCCGCACCTACCCGTCGTCGTTCCGCTCGCCGTCGCGGCGGCGCTGGTCTGGACCCGCCGCGACGGCGAGCGCCTCGCGGCGGCAATCGGAGCGGGCCCGGTGATGCTCGCCACGATGTGGCCGGCGCTGCGCACCGTTGGCCGGCTCGGCGGCATCCTCGTCCACCCGGCGCCGGTGCCGGACGTGGTGGAGACGGCGTCGCTGACCGTGACCTGCGCGCTCGCGCTCACCATCGCCACCGCGGTCCACCGCGTCGCACGCGGCGACGCGG
This window contains:
- the purM gene encoding phosphoribosylformylglycinamidine cyclo-ligase, whose amino-acid sequence is MTYADAGVSLDAADAAIEAIAPHVARTGRPEVVGAFGGFSGLFALPAGRWREPLLVTSCDGVGTKLEIARQLGRYDTVGQDLVAMVVDDLVVCGAEPLVFNDYLAVGALDVTAVEQVVAGIADGCVAAGCALVGGETAEHPGVMARDQVDLAGFGVGIVERDEVLGPDLVAPGDALVAMGSSGLHSNGYSLVRRVVDGLDLASDHGLGEPLGDALLRPTRIYAPDCLALIRATEVHGLCHVTGGGVPGNLPRILPDGLGATVDAATFPAPPIAGWLADRGPVPPDEMWRTFNMGAGMIAVVADGGAAVEVLRQRRVDAWVCGVVTDRPGIEIAGL
- the purF gene encoding amidophosphoribosyltransferase — encoded protein: MQQSPDALERTGARDECGVFAIYAPGEDVARYCYYGLYALQHRGQESAGIAVSDGDNILISKEMGLVNQVFDSGRLAGLRGHQAIGHVRYSTTGASTWANAQPTFQVSASGRGIALGHNGNLVDTTALAAELGTRGTGCTSDSDLLTTLLAERAGTHTGPLDDIIIDACRRISGAYCLAIMDESAIYGVRDPNGVRPLVLGILDGGGYVLASETAALDIVGATLLREIQPGELVAIDAGGIRSRRFAPESPSFCVFEYVYLARPDHQTPETSIYAARRRMGQALAREAPADADLVVPVPDSGLAAAAGYSQQSGIPYAEGLVKNRYVGRTFIQPSQSLRQLGIRLKLNPLRDVLEGQRLVVVDDSIVRGNTSRQLVRMLRDSGASEVHLRIPSPPVRNPCFYGIDMATSDELIASGRTTEEICASLEADSLAYLSLDALTRASMRPASSLCRACFDGQYPIPVPRATPTDEHTTLPAFELATTTG
- a CDS encoding NAD(P)H-dependent oxidoreductase, which produces MADLRPAPHVAIVSASLGATSRSRIAAEAAAEELEAAGCTVDLIDLTTLDLPAWPHGEDDPKLVDARSAVERR
- a CDS encoding response regulator transcription factor produces the protein MSDDTATKLPRPLTVVVVDDHPMWRDGVRADLEADGRVRVVGEAATADEAVDVVLRARPDLALIDLNMPGLPGTVAIRRIADELPGTRMLVLSASAAEPDVLEAVKAGASGYLLKSATGTELVTAVHQVAAGEPVFSPSLAALVLGEFRRVAAGGDRDQELTGRETEVLRLVAKGYTYGEIAERLVISVRTVQNHVQHILGKLQLRGRYELMRYAIHRGLDRDDAGGDRT
- a CDS encoding ATP-binding protein, with the translated sequence MARTVAQQRQPASDGPAIGSSATSGVPALVRGVLVIRWAVLVWMVVVAVDGAASGDVDGVPLATASVIVVAGWIIWLTATGPPRSTAVLVIDLVVACALVVVGTRHVWFATVYPVTAALAWAAARGVAGGLVAGGVLGAVAVVAGLTVRDPATSGQLIQVLRDPVNFLLAGGGLGFVATLLDRSAAQVRAAQAEQVRATERAARATERESLGRQIHDSVLQALALVHKRGRELAGRDRVDGREVGELADLAAAQERVLRAMILRPLDDQPPDAAHQPLRDRLEQIADGLADDPTTSVTVVGDIRLPTLHVDEIGAAVEQALSNVVRHAAAEHAWVFAEVDDGELVVSVRDDGRGFAFEPHALQAAGKFGLLRSIRGRMEDLGGTVHVDAAPGRGTELELRIPMPEDDPPTARAQTTVPGRADRSDSDER
- a CDS encoding acyltransferase; protein product: MRALLAPAAQIAAATPPDRDRYLDLLRGLSIAVVVIGHWLLPVLWLDGGQLRVDTLLTAVPGVGWVTWIVQVMPLFFLVGGVVNVRSWRVTRANAGSYATWVARRAARLLRPTIVLVWTWVVLAAAALAMGVDRSLVLLGARNALVPLWFLAVYLLMIAALPLLLAAYTRWGLAVIPLLLAAAGLVDAATVAGVPVVEFVNYPLVWAVPTVLGFAWADGRLEGRAVRLGLPTGALACLVAAVTVLGYPITLVGVADAGGPRVPVTLALLGLAQAGIALAVRRPVAAWLERPGPWAAVVRTNTVAMTVYLWHLTVMVLVAGALTAVATWWAVDPLSAAWWLTRPLWLVGLAAALVPVVAVLLPIEHSVPPVTPRPRGRRTVAATVVTVLVASLATAVVTAGGTLGLSGVAAAIVLTAAARLAGAFGPAAVVAS